From Gammaproteobacteria bacterium:
CCCATGATCGAGCGCAGCGTCGTTGTCTTACCGACGCCGTTGCGTCCGAGCAAGGTCACGACTTCACCACGATGAATGTCGAAGCTCGTGCCGTGCAAGATGTGGGATTCGCCGTACCAGGCGTTGAGATCGCGCACCGACAATAGCGGCTGAGCGGCGGCCTCAGACATGCTCCGATCCTAAGTAAGCCTGCTTGACCGTGGGATTTTTTGAGACGGTGGCGTAGTCGCCCTCGGCAATGATCTCGCCGCGGGCGAGCACGGTGATGCGATCGCACAGATTCGAAACCACACTCAAATTATGCTCGACCATCAACACCGTGCGATTCGTCGACACGCGCTTGATCAACGCGGCAATGCGCTCGACATCCTCGTGCGTCATGCCGGCGGTCGGTTCATCGAGCAACATCAGCTCCGGTTCGAGCGCCAACGTCGTCGCGATCTCGAGCGCGCGCTTGCGGCCGTATGGCAACTCGACCGCCGGTACTTCGGCGTATGCCGATAGGCCGACCGCATCCAGCAATTCATGGGCGCGCTCGCTCAACACGATCAGCCCGGCGCACGAGCGCCAGAAATCGAACGAATGACCCTGCCGACGCTGCAGCGCAATGCCGACGTTTTCGAGCACGGTGAGATGCGGAAACACGGCGGAGATTTGAAACGAGCGCACCAACCCACGGCGCGCAATCTGCGCCGGCCGCGTGCGCGTTATGTCGTGACCGTTATAGAAAATACTGCCGCGCGTCGGCGGCAAAAACTTGGTGAGTAAATTGAAGACGGTGGTTTTACCGGCGCCGTTCGGACCGATCAACGCATGGATGTGGCCGCGTTGGATTTTCAAACTAACGCCGTTGACGGCCACGAAACCTTTGAACTCTTTCAAAAGGTCCCTGGTTTCGAGAATGTAGCCGTCAACCATGACATCTCTTCCCGTTGTTGTGTGGTGCGTTATCACCCCAGCACGGTTAGATCATGCCGGAGCATGGAATCACGAGCAAGCGAACGTCTCCTCACTTATGTTGTTGCTTACGGCTATTTAGAC
This genomic window contains:
- a CDS encoding ABC transporter ATP-binding protein — its product is MVDGYILETRDLLKEFKGFVAVNGVSLKIQRGHIHALIGPNGAGKTTVFNLLTKFLPPTRGSIFYNGHDITRTRPAQIARRGLVRSFQISAVFPHLTVLENVGIALQRRQGHSFDFWRSCAGLIVLSERAHELLDAVGLSAYAEVPAVELPYGRKRALEIATTLALEPELMLLDEPTAGMTHEDVERIAALIKRVSTNRTVLMVEHNLSVVSNLCDRITVLARGEIIAEGDYATVSKNPTVKQAYLGSEHV